The genome window TTCAATGATATCCTGTCATGCACTGACCTCACATGGCAAGaaatgtttatgatgtaatcaaaatcatcacatatattataattaggcctattttgttttgtgttcagCAGTTTCAATCCTAAGTATCtaaaattgataaaaattaatgtatcgtttcatacattttcttcaaaagcaagaaaatgtgCAAAATGAGAAGTACTGACGTTAGAATGACgggtgttgtgtgtgtgtgtggggggggggggaatacagAGACGCTGAACATTTAATGAAAGCGTTGAtgtgccaaaaaacaaacaaacaaacaaacttaaagggatcctatagttttggttgagacctaatttcaggtttctaacatttttttttttttttttggtgagataatgagaaacctcttatgaaatatgaagaaacatgtaattctatggggaattcaacgtttatttcatgaattttttttttttgaaatggctgagatattcaaaaaaaaaaaagagcgattctgataaagtgtgggatgAACACTTTATTataatcgctttgttttactttattttttggatgtttcagtcattccaaacccgattttcatcaaataaactttgaattcctcttaaaatggtatgctctgtactatatcataagtgttttcttggtatcttgcaaaaacttagaagcccaattctcatttccaccaatactgtaccatccctttaaacaccCTATGCAGGTATCCGCGATGTAAACTGTAAAGTTggttttgcattttatttcaaatgtatGGGAGGAACTCTGCGAAATGTTGATTTTTGGCTGAACTGCACTTATGATGTATGaactaaaatgaaatgaatcgtaattaaataaatgataaattttatttcatttaatttaatttcatataatagGTGCAATTCAGCCAATAAAGCGATATCCCGCCATTTACACTCTTTTATTCGTAAATATTGAACTAAAACTCGTAACTTCCTACAAGTCTTAGCTTAGTTGGGTCTTGTTACAACATTGTACAAAGTAGCTTGTACCAAAAATATTAACCATAAACCCTCTCATCGGAATGAAGAGAGCTTCTTGGCAagcctttgaccattattttgtGCAATAGGTAATAACCATTGTTTACACGTAGATTaagattattatttttcccAATAATAAGAATATTAacttctgttgttgttattgctataTCATCATGCCATTGACATTGCAATCATATAAGCATTAATAGGCGCGGCAATGTAGgataattttcatgaatgaaaGGCCGGTGTGAAATGCGGTTGGGCTTGATGagcaaaatttcatgatttaacCCACTTGTACATATTTGTCCCATTTGTACACATGACAGAATTGTATAATTGGTAATCAGACTGGATATTGTAATAAAAGACACCCaaagaaaacaagcaaaaagagacaaaaaatcAATTCTTAGCCCAAAGTCTTCCATGTTGGCTGTGATGTCAGCAAATGTGGTTAAATAAATATGACAACGTGAACATGTTCACGAattaatattcatatatacaaatatgtatttgtatatacacGTAGTTATACATatctatatacagtatatgaacagatacaataaatatacaatgtctatatatatatatatatatatatatatatatatatatatactgttatatagtaatacatgtatgtgacgtgtgtgtgtgtgtgtgtgcgtgtgtgtatgacaTGTAATAAATGAAGAGTTCGATGGCAAAATGAATTGACTCTATTCTTGTCAAGTTGAGATGTTTgcaattaaagctgctaaaacaACAACGGAAGTgataagaaaataattattgtatattcTCAATCATAACTTCAGGAAATTCCTTGTTGTGAGTTATTACTTAaaaggttttgttttgctctatctgatgaaggacttactttaaaatgctTAGAAGTAATGCTTTTAACAGCccattttgcgatcaaacttTCATACGTACACATAAATAATGTATGTACTTTTTGTTGTAAttatgtgatgtgtgtgtgtgtgcgtgtgtgtgtgtgtgtgtgcgtgtatgtgtgtgcactgGCATCAATTTGTCTCGGTTACGTGTCTACCGCAAATAACACACCCCATAATTCAGATAAATACAATAGAAATAATACGTATTTGGGAAAAAAGTAGTTGCCTTTGGTTGGTTTATCGACCGAAACACCCATTttgagaaaataatgatttttagATAACGAACACCTCCTTTTCTATAGGCTGAATAAAACACACAATCCACgtaataatgaaaattaaagGTAAAAAGACGAGATCTCATAGTGATTATCTCTCCTTGCACCTAATGATCTCAAGGAGGTCGAAGTAGCAACATCTGTCTCGCCTTCCTGCCTTCTTAGACCAGAGAAGTAGAGCAGACGGGAGCTCAGAACTCGACTTTTCGGGTTCTCGGACCCGAAACCGACCGGTTCATTGATCTCTACAGGAGGTAATTACTACATTGTATCTGGATATCTCACAGGCCCTTACACAGTTATACAGCAGCTTTGAAGCCACCGCACCGCCATCTTATCACGCGCATCGCACTCAAGTCATCACGTGATCATGGCGACAGTCTCTACTGGAAAATGCGTGCATGCAAAATCCCCATGGAGTTGTGTGCCTGGTATTAAATAGCCGTGGCGGCGGCGCCGCCACGGCTTCACTTGCTTGTACAGCGCAAATGTTCcagtgagatatccaaacagaTACCCCCAACAGAGATCAGTGGGCTGGTTCACTGGTCTCGATATGTCGTCTTCTCGGTGACATGATCCCGTTGACTATTCGAAGAGGGCCCCCTTAAAGATCAGCGTAAAACACTGATATGTAAAGGTTTCCTATGAAGGTATAGCGAAGACGTACGGTATTTTACCTGGTGGCTTGTCTATgatgatttcagaattcagtatggaacaggttaactAAAAAACGAGGCTCTCGTTTTTGTTCCAcgtctatgatttttttttttttttttttttggggggggggaggggggatgcaGTTGAGAATATTCCGGCAATGCTGCctcttgttgttgtgttttttttttctctctctctctctctgaggcTCCTCGTACACTTTGAAAACATCAATTTAATAGCAAGACACGAATGGATTGTTTGAAGACAACAAGTTGATATGTATTTACAAGGGAAAGATGAGAAAGAGATTTCCTGCCGACCTGATTTAAGGATCATGCCGTGAAGGAATAAATTTGTTGTCTCAGTGAATTACGGTTGATGATAAAAGAGGCATTCCTTTCTTTGGGACTTCCCCCTTAATACCCCGGTGTAATTTTCGCGTGATGGCGTACAAGTTTTGCAAGCATCTATCTCTGATATCTGTCCTCGGATATCTGTATTACCCTAAACTAATTGAAACGACTTCTCGGCAATCGATCAGCTCATTACCATATTTGTCAGGTAGACACAATAATGTTTGCGGTCCTGTGCGATAAACTCTGACCTAAGATAATACTGTTATCATATCTTGAACCTTGGACAAGCCGTACAGCATTATACAAACAGAACATAAACTGCGTGTCCGGTTTCGTTCGAAGAGTAATTAGACATTAGTCTACAGTATCTTCCACTGCGCAAGCACAAAATGCTTTGGTATTCAAGGTGGAGTTATTCAAGTGAGCGTTGCAATACATACCTACGGCCTTCTCTGCCTTCACatgtttcttttaattttctgtTTCTCATAGAAGAGACAATAAAGGGAACAATATTGTGATACAGCGCTTCTCTGAGCAATGTCGACGAGCTAGAGGTGACATCTGGTACGGTAAGATTGATGTGACCTCAATATTTTCAGATGCTGTAACAATTAATTATTAACGATTTCAATCCATACTCGTTTCGTTGATGGACAGTCGACTTGTTTTTGAAAAGGGtttggcgtgtgtgtgtgggggggggggagggggagggggagggtaaCTCGAACCAAGCTCGAAAAGTTGTCAAGAGATTATCATTTACCATTTATCTCTACCAGCAACGCCATTAGATGTCTGTCTTCTTTGACCGTTGTTCACATTGTATGTATAGTGTACGTCATTCCAggcttgttgttttttttttatatttttgtgtttcttttacGTCAGATGACATGAAATCAACCACTGTCGTATCATTATGTCTATCGACAGCACAGCTATCAGGAACTAAGTATGGAATGAAGAACGACGAGAAATTTCTCGGAAACGTAATCTGTTCTTAACTATTAATACCTCCGTCTATAACACCTGATCAGAGCTCACCAGACAAAAATGGCGACAACGTATTAACCTTTAATGCGGACTGTTACAGACCCTAATCTCTACCATTGTCTACACTCTTTGGCGCTGTAGATTATGGTGTAGAGATCAGCGGATGTTACACCATCCAACTTCAAGAATAAATGGGGCTGCGCCATGATCAAACGCAAGTCGGATTTTCTTAGAATAACGCACAGATGTCTAGTCACAATTAATATTGTAAATTGAGGTGGGATACGGAAAGGGAGCTTGATTATCAGTCCATTGCTTCGAATAATTGATGTTCGACCTTATTCCGTCTTGCGGCAGCAATTCATTAGGCCAGGAAAtctgcgctacgcaatgactcAAATCACAGAAACATATTTCACATAATTATCTATGATTATCAAAGTATCATATTAGGTTAATTATTTCTACCAATACCTCTTTCTCAGTCACACATATCCACCATGCCTTGATCGTACGACTTGGGCGTTGGGCTTATATAATTGTTCTTCCAAAGTAGGTTTTCTGTGTTTTTTAGAAATAGGGGGTAGTTCATGAGTAGCAGTGAGTAGTCCTACGCAGACGCCATAACAAGGTTCTGACATAAAGCCACAAAGGCATAAATAGCAGCATAAAAGATTTGACATGAACATGAAACACTTATCCGCGAAGACACCTTATAGGCCAATTAATGGGACACAGGGATTAAAAAATACCCCATAAAACAACacattatattaaatgggttagtcaaaataccggttagtgattggctaaacacagtcacgtgatggaggcacattcgttatgttcgcccatgggcgaacattctttgttatgttctcccatgggaaaacattttcacgtaacaaatgacagaagtacccgcgcgcgcacagtgaatttggctagctctgcgcgagcgatcgagtgcgttgtgctggtggttgacgttgacgtatttgacgtatttgactaacccatataatataacagatgatgacttttgttgtcgggaacatgtaccaagcGTTTCACCCTCAGGGGtggacttcgtctcgggacttataacctccctcacaagcatttcaaacccttcggtggaacattcggtatgttccctccccgcCAGTCAGCATCTATATAATAAGTTCCCCATTGGTGACTCGAACTTAAGTCTATAGGGCGCCTACCCTGAATTTCTATCTTCGATGAAATCGAGAAGAATAGATCTATTGCAGAGAATCCTTCACATTAAAGTCAATCTTTGTACTGTACCGGCAGTCCTGTATAATCTCCGTAGCAACTAGAGTACTATCATACTAGAGCCTGTTGTACACAGAGTTCAATAAGGGAAAACATCGGAAGTCATACAATCACTGGTGATACTGTTTTGTTCTTATTATCTGTAGGTCTCACGGATTCGAAAATAGAGGCCCTGAAAAGAAACAATTTTTGGACGGCAGCAGCTAAGTTGTCGTCATCTCAAGATGTCGTCCCTCAACGGCATCCTGTCTGTCGGCGTCTTTGTGAGCATGTGCATTCTATTCAACTCGTCCCCTGTGACTGCCTTCTATTATATCTCGGAACTCAATGTCACTAACATTGGTAGGACCACCTTCACCCTCGAGTGGATCTGGGACTACTTGGAGGACGGCGATGAGGGGGAACCCGCTGGTTTCAACATCTCCACCTACTCTGTAGATTCCTTCAGGATATTGTTTGAGACAGTAGAAGTGAACGGTACTGCGAGCACGTACACAGTCAAGGACACCGAGCCTTGGACCCGCTATGAGAGCTGCATTATACCCATCATGAACCAAACTATAATTATCATGAACGAAACTACAGAGTTATACAGTTTGTTTGAAAACTGTACCGACCCCTTTTTGACACTGTACGACCCATGGACAACTAAGTCTCAATTTGCTGTTATCTGCACACTCTGGCTCGTGTTCGCCCTCCTTGTTGCGAGGATCATCGAGTTCATTTGGCCCCGGGCGGAGAAGCGAACCTTCTCCCTGGACGCCCTGGATGAAAGCGACGATGGGCAGGCGGATTTGGCGAAGAAAGACGACGCGGGAATTCACAACTTTGGGTTCATCCGGAGCGACGAAGAGGGCAGCATTGCAGAAGACTGGAACGCCGCCGCCATTGCAGCACTCAAACGCCCACACGACAAGCCGGCGGGGGACAAGGGCGATTTCCTCACGGAGCTGCAGACGTTATCCGGGAATGCCATCCCGGACGAGGAGAGGCATGAAGACAACAACAATCAACAACCCCAACTTGCCAACGACGAAAACCTGGCGAATTCAGTATACCAAGAAATACCGGCTGCAGAAACTCTCTATGCGAACGTCCCGCACGAGGAATCCGTACGAGCTGGTAGCGGACGGGTCGACGAGTCCCACTATGATGATGCCGCCGGCTACGACTGGCGGGAAAATGAGACGGGTGAGGACATACGTCCTAATCAACCATCACGTCACGTTGATCAATATGACCCGTACAATGATTATCAGAATCGAGAAGTTGTCATGGAGGAGATGGATCTTGATGACTTAGCAAATTACTTCTAAtcttttctctcccttttttgtttttgattgtaATTACATGCATAGTTACTGTTCGTATATGGGCCTAATACTGTACAGTGTCCTCTTTGTAGAGTATTGTCGTACATTGGTAGGTGAGGTCGCGAACCACGAGAATATGTGAATTTGGGTGAAGAATAACACTATCTAAACTAGGTGCAAGTAACAAGCATCTCCACTGAAGAGCTATACCGAAGGATGCGTGGTAATATAGGCGGCTCCGGAAAAGAATCAATCGACGGAGCCGAAACCACTGTTGTGGGTGAAACATCCCACAGACAGATGAGGCTATAGGAAAGAAGCTGTATTGGTAGGAGAGGATTCCGCAGTGTTGTACAGTTGTTTCAACTGAAGGTGATGTCCTCTGGTTTGGTCGGAAGAAGGGTACGAGAAAGGCGGTACAGCTAGAATGGCGATAAATCCACGGacaattttgtagagcatggcGACCCTGCTGTGAGGTCGTCGTTCATGAAGAGACTACCATTATTGATccttcagcattttttttttttttttggtcacactTGAACGCGATGCCCTTAGTATCATCCTTATGACGTCATTTCAAAAGAGGATGTGACTTTAACATGTACAGTAATATACGTGTGCGAATAATTTGCAGTTTGTGAGTTTGTTGATATCATTGCAGATACAATGGTAGCTTATTTCATGCGTCAAAAGTGACGCTATTGATCTTTTAAATTTTCAATAATGTACTTTGTTTGATTACTGATTGCTTTAGAGCCAGTGGTCACTTACTAGTAATGTTTCTGTGAGGAAAAACGTGTTTTTTTAGGCAGTGTAAAGTCTATTTGTAACAAGAATTTGATGTGCATTGTAGGGCCATAAACAATTGTAAAAATCAATTTAGATAAACCATCCATGCAATCCGTAGATGTTGTGACTGATGTAAAATCAACGCAATGCTatatgtgtgaaaaaaaaaaatgtaaggcAATTGCTGCTATGAAAAAGATTAACCACATCCCACATTAAGAACTTGGTAGACTTGACAATCTTTGATCTCGCCACGTAGGCCCTACACCTTACCTGTTGCGATGTATTGGGGCTTTGTTTGGGGTGAACTGTGCATCGTGTTATTTCATAACTGACCTTTAATTCGTCAAAAGTGTGCAATAAAAGATTATTACAAATCAATGTTCGTAGTCGTATTCTATCCCTTTGTTTAGGTAGCTTAatgggatggtacagtattggtggagatgaaaattgggcttttaactttttgcgagataagaagaaaacacttatgacatagtacagaacataccattttaagaggaattcaaagttcatttgatgaaaatcgggtttggaatgactgaaacatccaaaaacgaagtaaaacaaagcaatcgtaataaagtgtgggttccacacttatcagaatcgctcttttttggatatc of Diadema setosum chromosome 15, eeDiaSeto1, whole genome shotgun sequence contains these proteins:
- the LOC140239336 gene encoding uncharacterized protein, whose product is MSSLNGILSVGVFVSMCILFNSSPVTAFYYISELNVTNIGRTTFTLEWIWDYLEDGDEGEPAGFNISTYSVDSFRILFETVEVNGTASTYTVKDTEPWTRYESCIIPIMNQTIIIMNETTELYSLFENCTDPFLTLYDPWTTKSQFAVICTLWLVFALLVARIIEFIWPRAEKRTFSLDALDESDDGQADLAKKDDAGIHNFGFIRSDEEGSIAEDWNAAAIAALKRPHDKPAGDKGDFLTELQTLSGNAIPDEERHEDNNNQQPQLANDENLANSVYQEIPAAETLYANVPHEESVRAGSGRVDESHYDDAAGYDWRENETGEDIRPNQPSRHVDQYDPYNDYQNREVVMEEMDLDDLANYF